A genomic window from Brassica oleracea var. oleracea cultivar TO1000 chromosome C8, BOL, whole genome shotgun sequence includes:
- the LOC106311686 gene encoding ERBB-3 BINDING PROTEIN 1-like isoform X2, protein MSSDDERDEKELDLTSPEVVTKYKSAAEIVNKALQVVLAECKPKAKIVDICEKGDAFINEQAGSMYKNVKKKIDRGVAFPTCVSVNNTVGHFSPLASDETVLEEGDMVKIDMGCHIDGFIALVAHTHVIQEGPVTGRKADVIAAANTAAEVALRLVRPGKKNHAVTEAIQKVAEAYDCKIVEGVISHQMKQNVIDASKSFLSVSTPETRVDDAEFEENEVYAIDIVASTGDGKPKLLDEKQTTVYKKDAAVNYQLKMKASRFIISEIKEKFPHMPFTARSLEEKRARLGLVECVNHGHLQPYPVLYEKPGDFVAQIKFTVLLMPNGSDRITSHTLQEIQPTKTIDDPEIKGWLALGIKKKKGGGKKKKAKKAGEASTEAEPVEASSTAQE, encoded by the exons ATGAGTTCAGACGATGAGAGAGACGAGAAGGAGCTGGATCTCACCTCCCCTGAAGTCGTCACCAAGTACAAGAGCGCCGCTGAGATCGTCAACA AGGCGTTGCAGGTGGTCTTAGCTGAATGCAAGCCAAAAGCTAAGATTGTCGATATCTGCGAGAAGGGAGACGCCTTTATCAATGA GCAAGCAGGGAGCATGTACAAGAATGTCAAGAAGAAGATTGATCGAGGCGTCGCTTTTCCCACGTGTGTTTCCGTTAACAACACTGTTGGTCATTTCTCTCCCCTCGCCAGCGACGAGACTGTGTTGGAAGAGGGTGATATGGTAAAAAT TGATATGGGATGTCATATTGATGGGTTCATTGCCCTTGTTGCCCACACACATGTTATCCAAGAAGGGCCCGTTACTGGACGCAAAGCTGATGTTATTGCAGCTGCTAATACTGCCGCTGAAGTTGCCTTGAGGCTCGTACGTCCTGGGAAGAAG AACCATGCTGTCACTGAAGCTATTCAGAAGGTGGCTGAAGCTTATGACTGCAAAATTGTGGAAGGGGTTATCTCCCACCAGATGAAACAGAACGTGATAGATGCAAGCAAGAGTTTCCTAAGTGTATCCACTCCAGAAACAAGAGTCGATGATGCTGAGTTTGAAGAGAATGAAGTCTATGCAATAGATATTGTGGCAAGCACTGGTGATGGCAAG CCAAAGCTTTTAGACGAGAAGCAAACAACTGTTTACAAGAAGGATGCAGCTGTTAACTATCAGTTGAAGATGAAGGCCTCCAGATTCATAATCAGCGAGATTAAAGAGAAGTTCCCCCATATGCCATTCACTGCAAG GTCACTTGAGGAGAAGAGGGCACGTCTTGGACTTGTGGAGTGTGTGAACCATGGTCATCTACAGCCATATCCTGTTCTCTACGAGAAGCCTG GTGATTTTGTTGCCCAGATTAAATTCACAGTTTTGCTGATGCCAAATGGATCAGACAGGATCACTTCACATACTCTTCAAGAGATTCAACCTACGAAGACCATCGATGACCCTGAGATCAAAGGGTGGTTAGCCTTGGGTATCAAGAAGAAGAAGGGTGGTGGAAAGAAGAAGAAAG CGAAGAAGGCAGGAGAGGCCTCAACTGAGGCTGAGCCAGTGGAAGCAAGTAGCACTGCTCAAGAATGA
- the LOC106311686 gene encoding ERBB-3 BINDING PROTEIN 1-like isoform X1 codes for MSSDDERDEKELDLTSPEVVTKYKSAAEIVNKALQVVLAECKPKAKIVDICEKGDAFINEQAGSMYKNVKKKIDRGVAFPTCVSVNNTVGHFSPLASDETVLEEGDMVKIDMGCHIDGFIALVAHTHVIQEGPVTGRKADVIAAANTAAEVALRLVRPGKKNHAVTEAIQKVAEAYDCKIVEGVISHQMKQNVIDASKSFLSVSTPETRVDDAEFEENEVYAIDIVASTGDGKPKLLDEKQTTVYKKDAAVNYQLKMKASRFIISEIKEKFPHMPFTARSLEEKRARLGLVECVNHGHLQPYPVLYEKPGDFVAQIKFTVLLMPNGSDRITSHTLQEIQPTKTIDDPEIKGWLALGIKKKKGGGKKKKAAKKAGEASTEAEPVEASSTAQE; via the exons ATGAGTTCAGACGATGAGAGAGACGAGAAGGAGCTGGATCTCACCTCCCCTGAAGTCGTCACCAAGTACAAGAGCGCCGCTGAGATCGTCAACA AGGCGTTGCAGGTGGTCTTAGCTGAATGCAAGCCAAAAGCTAAGATTGTCGATATCTGCGAGAAGGGAGACGCCTTTATCAATGA GCAAGCAGGGAGCATGTACAAGAATGTCAAGAAGAAGATTGATCGAGGCGTCGCTTTTCCCACGTGTGTTTCCGTTAACAACACTGTTGGTCATTTCTCTCCCCTCGCCAGCGACGAGACTGTGTTGGAAGAGGGTGATATGGTAAAAAT TGATATGGGATGTCATATTGATGGGTTCATTGCCCTTGTTGCCCACACACATGTTATCCAAGAAGGGCCCGTTACTGGACGCAAAGCTGATGTTATTGCAGCTGCTAATACTGCCGCTGAAGTTGCCTTGAGGCTCGTACGTCCTGGGAAGAAG AACCATGCTGTCACTGAAGCTATTCAGAAGGTGGCTGAAGCTTATGACTGCAAAATTGTGGAAGGGGTTATCTCCCACCAGATGAAACAGAACGTGATAGATGCAAGCAAGAGTTTCCTAAGTGTATCCACTCCAGAAACAAGAGTCGATGATGCTGAGTTTGAAGAGAATGAAGTCTATGCAATAGATATTGTGGCAAGCACTGGTGATGGCAAG CCAAAGCTTTTAGACGAGAAGCAAACAACTGTTTACAAGAAGGATGCAGCTGTTAACTATCAGTTGAAGATGAAGGCCTCCAGATTCATAATCAGCGAGATTAAAGAGAAGTTCCCCCATATGCCATTCACTGCAAG GTCACTTGAGGAGAAGAGGGCACGTCTTGGACTTGTGGAGTGTGTGAACCATGGTCATCTACAGCCATATCCTGTTCTCTACGAGAAGCCTG GTGATTTTGTTGCCCAGATTAAATTCACAGTTTTGCTGATGCCAAATGGATCAGACAGGATCACTTCACATACTCTTCAAGAGATTCAACCTACGAAGACCATCGATGACCCTGAGATCAAAGGGTGGTTAGCCTTGGGTATCAAGAAGAAGAAGGGTGGTGGAAAGAAGAAGAAAG CAGCGAAGAAGGCAGGAGAGGCCTCAACTGAGGCTGAGCCAGTGGAAGCAAGTAGCACTGCTCAAGAATGA
- the LOC106307747 gene encoding cytochrome c-type biogenesis protein CcmE — translation MAARFMLRRSSQILRSAQRHPQIFESPPTILHSLTTASPDLSRLSSHTLLRSLSTLRRGPARPKKIDIGAKARQMQNRRLWTYALTFSCIAGFVVIVLNQFQDQLVFYLTPSDAMEKFAANPTKNKFRLGGLVLEGSVAQPAASQEMEFVITDLITDILVRYKGSLPDLFREGHSVVVEGFIKPFSDEVRKEVSTKPVSGKARGLDCFFSATEVLAKHDEKYMPQEVAAAIEKNKKIIEANHASEEAAKVAS, via the coding sequence ATGGCGGCCAGATTCATGCTCCGTCGGAGTTCTCAGATCCTCCGATCTGCTCAAAGACATCCTCAAATCTTCGAATCTCCGCCGACGATCCTCCACTCGTTGACCACCGCCTCACCAGATCTCTCGCGACTCTCTTCCCACACCCTCCTCCGATCTCTCTCCACCCTCCGCCGCGGCCCAGCCCGCCCCAAGAAGATCGACATAGGAGCGAAAGCGCGCCAGATGCAGAACCGCCGCCTATGGACCTACGCGCTAACGTTCAGCTGCATCGCGGGCTTCGTGGTGATCGTCCTCAACCAGTTCCAAGACCAGCTCGTCTTCTACCTAACCCCCTCCGACGCCATGGAGAAATTCGCGGCGAATCCGACGAAGAACAAGTTCAGGCTCGGGGGCCTGGTCCTCGAAGGCAGCGTGGCTCAGCCCGCGGCGTCTCAGGAGATGGAGTTCGTGATCACCGATCTGATTACGGATATTCTGGTGAGGTACAAAGGCTCCTTGCCTGATCTGTTCAGGGAAGGCCACTCTGTTGTGGTTGAAGGTTTTATCAAGCCGTTTAGTGATGAGGTGAGGAAGGAGGTGTCGACGAAGCCTGTCTCCGGGAAGGCGAGGGGGCTTGATTGTTTCTTCTCGGCGACGGAGGTTTTGGCTAAGCATGATGAGAAGTATATGCCTCAGGAGGTTGCGGCGGCGATTGAGAAGAATAAGAAGATTATTGAAGCTAACCACGCGAGTGAAGAGGCTGCTAAAGTTGCTTCTTAG
- the LOC106309521 gene encoding BAG family molecular chaperone regulator 4-like, which produces MNNNSTDDSEWEVRPGGMLVQRRDDSASSSDPQHPAVFGQAIRINVSHGSSHHDLHVSAHATFGDVKKALVQKTGLEAADLKILFRGVEKDDAEQLQASGVKDGSKVVLVEEPMKRVEQVEQPPVMTEEMAKSIAAVKAVSGEIDKLSDKVVALEVSVNGGTKVAVEEFDMTVELLMRQLLKLDGIEAEGEARVLRKAEVRRVQKLQEAVDTLKGRCSNPFVDQSKAAAVSTEWETFGSGVGSLNPPPPASPSANVTQDWEKFD; this is translated from the exons ATGAATAATAACTCAACCGACGATTCGGAGTGGGAAGTGAGACCTGGTGGTATGCTCGTCCAACGAAGAGACGACTCTGCCTCCTCCTCCGACCCTCAACATCCCGCCGTTTTCGGCCAGGCCATCAGGATCAACGTTTCCCATGGCTCCTCGCACCACGATCTTCACGTCTCTGCTCACGCCACTTTCG GGGATGTGAAGAAAGCCCTTGTCCAGAAAACTGGATTAGAGGCTGCTGATCTGAAGATCTTGTTCAGGGGAGTTGAGAAAGATGACGCTGAGCAACTGCAAGCTTCTGGTGTTAAGGATGGGTCTAAGGTTGTCCTCGTGGAGGAACCTATGAAGAGAGTGGAACAAGTTGAACAGCCTCCAGTGATGACTGAAGAGATGGCTAAGTCTATTGCTGCAGTTAAAGCTGTCTCAGGAGAGATCGATAAGCTCTCCGATAAG GTTGTTGCTTTGGAAGTTTCTGTTAATGGAGGGACGAAAGTTGCGGTGGAGGAGTTTGACATGACTGTTGAGCTTCTCATGAGGCAGTTGCTCAAGTTGGATGGTATAGAGGCAGAAGGGGAAGCTAGAGTACTGCGAAAGGCAGAG GTACGTAGAGTGCAAAAGTTGCAGGAGGCAGTGGATACGTTGAAGGGAAGATGTTCAAACCCATTTGTGGATCAGAGCAAAGCTGCAGCCGTAAGCACAGAGTGGGAAACATTCGGAAGCGGTGTTGGAAGTTTGAACCCTCCTCCTCCAGCTTCTCCTTCTGCTAATGTAACTCAAGACTGGGAGAAATTTGACTGA